Below is a genomic region from Ascaphus truei isolate aAscTru1 chromosome 8, aAscTru1.hap1, whole genome shotgun sequence.
GGAAAGCCTTTGTTTTAGCAATGTCTTATTTTTTATAGTAGAAAAACCCTCGGTGGCTTTCAAGAATTGTACATATTACTCATTAATGATTCCATTCAAAATTAGCAgatttgtgtatgtatttttaaatGACCTTGAGCTACTATGGGTAATTTGTAGGAGATCTGCTTAGCTAAAATCTCAGGACACCTTAGGTTTTAGCCATCTGTTTGCTTAACAGGGTTTAATTCATGGAAGTCAATGTTCTCTTGTTTGCCCCATTAATAAATTCATTAGAAGGAAGTTAGTCTCCAAGGGAGAGCAAACTTTCCTCATTGAGCCTGTTACAATAGAATAATTTCACATTTGCTACAGAAAAATGATAAACAAACCAATCCTCTCCAGGTGTTTAAATCTTTGCTTGTTCTTTCTATACAAAACTCCCTGATTTTCCTTTAAACTAAGGAGTGTACACAGTACAACAGCTTCCAGTTTCATATAAATTGTGTACTGTAGGATAATTGCTGACAGAGCCTTGGTAGTCTTGTTTCACACCTTGTTAGCACTGCAATTAGGTTTCTTTACATTTACTGATTGCTGTTTTGCATCCTTGATTTAATTTTATCTTGTTACAGAGCTTAAGGTACAGCTGCCTTCCAGGTTTGTTATAAATTCTGGGACTAAGTTTACAGAAGATCATTCAACCACAAGAAACTTGAAGAGCTGCACCTTGAAGAGATGAGCAATAAGAAGATGTTGGGTTTGATGTTTCTGTTTATCATCATGGAAGGGTGCACCTCAAGACCTGCTGAAAGTATGGAGAAGAATTTTTTTTCGGTGGAAGACCCTGGGGAAGTGAGATCTGAGGCCCTCAAAAGACTTTTGGAAGTTTTTGGCATTGAAGATCCACCACATTCTCTACACCATGTCAAGCAACCACCTCAGTACATGGTGGACCTTTATAACACAGTGGCTGATGCAGATGGTGTCACAAAAGACCCAGATCTTCTGGAGGGAAACACAGTCAGAAGTTTCTTTGATAAAAGTAAGATATTTTAGCACTAGGCATTATAAAACAAACTGTCAGTTAGTTAAAATACGGATTTGCATTTTACTATGGCATCAAAACTTATTTATTAATTAGGCTCCAGTACTCTCTATTAGAAGTACATTCTCTGTTCTAGTAGGAAAGTGTTGCTATTAAAAGCATAGACAATAAATGATGTACTGAAAGTGTGGGTGCCATTTATGCTACAAAACCGGTGCACAAAATAGCATTTTTCGCAGTGAAATAATACAATTACTTTTAATGTGACTTTCTCTTAAACCTGGTACGATTACCACTAATAATAGTGCTACTGATACTAAGAAAATTATGCTCTTGaataaataatgcaataaaactTTAGGTATTTTTATGAAACTGTTTAAGTCTGTTTTACCTGCACTATAATGTCTTACCTAATATTCTTTATCAGTTCACAGTGACCAGATGCATTTCCTGTTCAACCTCTCAACTGTGACTAAGAATGAGAAGATCCTAACAGCAGAGTTGCACCTTTTTAAAATGAAACCAAGACCTTCAGAGCAAGCTTACTTCAAGAGGCATCACTTCTGCCAGGTAAGGCCATAGATACTGCAGGGGTTGGTTCTTTAGTACTATACAGCTACCAAATTGGGGCACCAGAAAAATAGAACCAGCtttatcaaataaaaacaaatacactaCTTTTAATGTGGAACTGATAATCAGATGCTGTTCTTAACCAGTTTTGCAACTGGCAGACTTTTCCAAAgtggcatacacacacatagaatgaaaaaaaataaaataaaatatatatatatatatatatatatatgtgtatatatatattctatgtgtgtgtgtgtatgtatatatatatatatacacatgttttCTATATGTGCAATTAAGATTGCATGTTTGTTTTGAAAGTACCCTTTAACTAGTGCAGAGTAATAGCAGTTTCCTGATAGAAGTTGTATTTTATTTCCACAGATAAGTGTCTATCAAGTATTAGATAAGAATAAAATGCAGTCAGCCCAGGGAAAGAAGCTGCTGTCATCTAGGCTTGTTCCAATTCATTCCTCAGGATGGGAGGTGTTTTCCATCACACAAGCCGTGAgtattataatataaaataatgtgTTATTACATGTTCCATGCAAGTTTGAGAAGTTGGAGTACACACATAATTAGCATTATACACATAATGGTGTATTGAAACGTATTTAGGTTGAtacatgttttttaattattattaaaacTGGAATAAGAAATGGTTTGGCTTTAATaagatatttttttaattcatcatATGTATATGTAATGTTAGATGTACAAGTTAATTTAGTTAGTTCAACTGTCTAGTTTCAATTTGCTCTATGAAAAGTTTAATGCAGACTTGTCTGTTCTTGATCTGGGTTTTATAAAACGTGCTTGATGTATTTTCTAGAAATAGACCAAGGActgttgatgatgatgatcacCAGCAGATAGAACACAAACGTCATATTTGTGTATTTAAAAGCAAAGGGTTATGGTAGCTGTATTGGAAGATAATAGGTTAATTGTGCATTGCTATACCTTGTAATGCACCAGCATAACAGTTTGTCATACACTAATTGTGCCATCATCAGATGTACTTGCTCAACCTGACAATTCCATTGATTAGATGTAAGTTTgagacctcacaggtctcttctttattATACAGAACATCAGTAGATGGAGACATGTGAATTCTTGAAAGTGCATGTTGGTTCAATATAATGTATGTAATAATATAGATATGTTTTTATTCATATAGTGCCCCCAATGTACGCAACAATTTAAAAAAGAGACAACAGAGTACAGCAAATTATAATACaaaaagtgcaacaaacaaaatcaggaaATGAAATCACTGCCCCATACAGCTTATAATCTAGGTATTAGAAACAATCTTACCAATACATCATTAACTCTAGGAAATAACCTGCACTGTTTGTCCATGTGTGTAATAAGGGGGCTTTTTTATATAACAGGTTCGTGCGTGGAATGATGAGAGCAGTAACCAAGGTCTCCTTGTGACTGTCCGAAATCTTGGAGGAACACAAGTTGACTCAAACATTATCCGCTTTGCGTCGGGCAGAGATCATCATGAAAGCAAACAGCCCATGCTTGTTCTTTTCACTGATGATGGGAGAAGGGGCATTGTTTCACTAAATGGTCTTCCAGGTAAGATACAATCACTGaaattctttttatttattttttgctgtaTTAAAAATGTAGGCCCATTTATATAGTTTAAAATAAACGTCTGGTACAAGTGTCCTTCAGAACAGATTTATCATTTTGATCACATAATTCCTTAGTCAAGGTGTAGTCCCACATCAGACCAAAATTGGAGGGATATAGTTAATGGGTGAAAACTAGATAATAAATagcatgtttttttaaatacagataaGTATTATTAAATCAGTTTTGGATATCTGCAAATTTTCCCTATTTTATTGTACATTGGGTAATTGGTAAGAGGGGGTTGAACGCCATTGTTGTTTGATCCCCCTGTTAGGGTTATCCCCCTGTTAGGGTTATCCATGCCACCTCTCTACCAGAGCATAGATTAATAAGAGAGTTTGGTAAAGAAGAGATAGGGGTAGTAAAACTACATTTTAGGATACAGTGTTTACAAGCATAATAATGATAAACTtccaaaaatgatttaaaaataataattaaacatATCAAACCTGAATGCAACCATTAAATATGCTAGAACAAGTGTTAAATGTCTTTACACTGCTGTAAAACAAACATACATTGCTAAGTGGGATAAGGATATTGATGGTCATGAGTTTATTTCACAGCCCTCCATGTGCCTTCTTTGTGGTTTTATCAAGCTAATAATATCCTTAAATTCCACCCTTCAAATTTAGACATGCAAGCAATGCTTTTACCCAACGAACCTCATGTACCAGCTCCAAACAGAACAAGGATCACTAGATCGTCAGGGGAGGATGGACACGTGCCTTGTCAAAGACATCCACTGTATGTAGACTTCGAAGAAATTGGCTGGTCTGGATGGATTATCTCCCCAAGAGGATACAACGCCTATCACTGTAAGGGATCATGTCCATTCCCTCTGGGACAGAACATGAGACCGACCAACCATGCCACAGTACAGTCTATCATCAATGCTCTCAAACTGAGCAAAGGTGTTAATAGTCCATGCTGTGTCCCTGATAAACTCTTCTCCATAAACCTGCTCTACTTTGACGATGATGAAAACGTTGTCCTCAAACAGTACGATGATATGGTCGCTGGAAGCTGTGGATGCCATTAAAGACTTTATGGATGGAAGACTTGGCATGAGTTTAAATGTTAACACAGGCAGAAGTGCAACCATGAAATGGTCTTTGGTGGACATTGCTGGAAGATTGCATGTCCAATGGACCTCTTTCTAAGCACTAGTGTATCTTTTAAAGATCTCACAGTACTGTCGCAGTGGCCAGTGAAGTTTTTTTTTACTGTCCTGAATTGCATTTAAGTGCTGCTTACAACTGAAACCGCacagtaatatgtacagtaaagGGGCAATCTTGTAGGACCAAACTCAACTATTAAGTGCTATATTAAATAGTTTTAAACTGGGTGGTTGatgagtgtttaaaaaaaaaaacaactattttTAAAGTTTTTCCTGGAAGTGAGTATAGATATTGTACCTAGAGAGTCAGTGCAGGTCGACAGCCTTTTTCACTGCCATAATGTTTTTTCCTTATTCTACACTAATAATATCCTAATATAATAATTAAATCTGATCCTCACCACCTAATCAAGGGGTCAGAGCAAACAAAATTGGCAATCACACCAATGTGACTGAAAACAAAGGAACATTTTCTAAACTGATAAATACTTAAACATGCCAGATTTTTTTTGAAAGACATGAATCACCTGTTTGCAACCTATTAAACATATTACTGTCATTAGTTCAATTTGCACCTCTGTGGGACTGCACATTTAAGTGGCCAACAATTTGTATATATTTAAGGGTGGTATCTACCTGAAGACGTCCTTCTGGTTTTACCTGTGCATACACTCCATTATTTAACTGCTAGAATACCAACGTTTTAATAGTGCTTATTTATATTGTGCAAAATTGATGGATAGACAGAAAGTATCACAAATAGGGATGTTTATGCCTCCTGTACTGAACATCATTGTAATCCATTCAAATGTCTAATTGCCACTGTGTGGCCTACCGTATGTAATAACAACGGAAATAAGTTTACAAGATAACATTTAAACTATCCTGCCTTGTAAACTGAACACCCTTGCtgcccagcaatgcattgcaaagcaatatTGTTCTATTCTTCTCTTTTCTGGCTGTGGAGGGGTTAATCAAACCTAAGgaaaaaattataatttttttcaaTTTCTGTACAAAATAATGTAAGGTTTGTATGGCGCTAAAATTTGGCATATGTAACATTTTGAGATATTATTTTCCCTAAAGAAAATAGCAAAGTTTGGTTTACAAATCTACCATTTTAATGAGGCTCAGAGTAAAAAAAGTTCTTAAAAATCAAGTTGTTACAGTTTGtatcatatgtatatatttaaattgTTAATATATAATGTTCGATAATATAAATTGTCCTTGTACATTTGTAAATTTGTAAATGTAAGGTTTATGTGATTTTTTTAATGATGTACATTATTTGGAATATTAAAAGAATTAATTATATGGAAATTGTTTTTGTAATAAacagattttaataaataaaaagggtgtgtgtggcgagcacgcgcatttgaagtgaaactttgtgttttgtcactgaaattgaatgaaagacttttgagagtataattacaaTCAAAAACgtcaaaatcaaaatacaatttcagtgacaaaacacaaagtttTACTTAAAACGCGCGTGCTCAGCAATGTGGTGAAGGTTGtgtcactgaggtgtgtgtggtgaaggtgtgtgtcactgaggtgtgtgtgtgtgtgtggtgaaggtATATGTCACTGAGTTCCCTGGGGGtgtcactgaggtgtgtgtgtggtgaaggtGTGTGTTACTGAGGTGTGTATGGGGAAGGTATAATGTcactgtttgtgtatgtgtggtgaAGGTATATATCACTGAGTTCTCTGTGTGTggcactgaggtgtgtgtgtggtgaaggtatgtgtcactgaggtgtgtgtgtgtgtgtgtgtgtgtgtgtgtgtgtgtgcgtgtgtgtgtgttgaaggtATATGTCACTGAGTTCCCTGGGGGtgtcactgaggtgtgtgtgtggtgaaggtGTGTGTTACTGAGGTGTGTATGGGGAAGGTATATGTcactgtttgtgtatgtgtggtgaAGGTATATATCACTGAGTTCTCTGTGTATggcactgaggtgtgtgtgtggtgaaggtatgtgtcactgaggtgtgtgtgtgtgtgtgtgtgtgtgtgtgtgtgtgtgtgtgtgtgtgtgtgtgtgtgtgtgtgtgtgtgtgtgtgtgtgtgtgtgtgtgtgtgtgtgtgtgtgtgtggtgaaggtATATGTCACTGAGTTCCCTGGGTGTGTCACTGAAGTGTGTGTGGTGAAGGTGTGtgtcactgaggtgtgtgtgtggtgaaggtATATGTCACTGAGTTCCCTGGGTGtgtcactgaggtgtgtgtgtgtgtggtgaaggtGTGTGTTACTGAGGTGTGTGTGGTGAAGGTATATGTCactgaggtgtgtgtatgtgtggtgaagGTATATCTCACTgagttccctgt
It encodes:
- the LOC142500927 gene encoding bone morphogenetic protein 2-like, translated to MSNKKMLGLMFLFIIMEGCTSRPAESMEKNFFSVEDPGEVRSEALKRLLEVFGIEDPPHSLHHVKQPPQYMVDLYNTVADADGVTKDPDLLEGNTVRSFFDKIHSDQMHFLFNLSTVTKNEKILTAELHLFKMKPRPSEQAYFKRHHFCQISVYQVLDKNKMQSAQGKKLLSSRLVPIHSSGWEVFSITQAVRAWNDESSNQGLLVTVRNLGGTQVDSNIIRFASGRDHHESKQPMLVLFTDDGRRGIVSLNGLPDMQAMLLPNEPHVPAPNRTRITRSSGEDGHVPCQRHPLYVDFEEIGWSGWIISPRGYNAYHCKGSCPFPLGQNMRPTNHATVQSIINALKLSKGVNSPCCVPDKLFSINLLYFDDDENVVLKQYDDMVAGSCGCH